In the genome of Streptomyces globosus, one region contains:
- a CDS encoding glycosyl hydrolase, with protein MPVLLPRRAAPPLLAAALAAAGLGIGLGPAAAPAAAATVPVGAGSYSDTRPAGTSGPTNNTGTPVAPKVTPAAQGRPVPTNDWWSSLAFQRYGDNPYSTPMYGHPLTYQAAAGGLDVGYPTTPAVVGDGRQYEFAHKRDLTIGLAGLNSPDTKADAWSDWTVTPYWSDGARTLRTTIGHGSPFVYAQGSGGDARITTASAPAVFADQGNVLGITVAGHHYALFAPTGTDWTVSGTAISAALGGRNYFSVAVLPSPDALATYRTYAFSFVTGSRVDWSTSGGTVRATYTLSTEAKEGTERGTLQALYRHQWLHTSDPLTPYTYVSPRGTMKVREGASFTTAQKAAPVLPALPRTGAADTPALRARLKEAANAPDPFSGAVDTYWTGKALGKLAQLVPIADQIGETAVRDRLLGLLKGRLQEWFTAGGAGEFSYDRTWRTLTGYPASYGSDTELNDHHFHYGYYVYAAAITAQYDPGWAADSAWGGMVKTLIRDTANPSRTDTAFPFLRGFDVYAGHSWASGHQGFAAGNNQESSSESTNLSAALVLWGSATGDTGLRDLGSYLLATEGEAIAQYWFDADGQVFPASFGHDTAGMVWGSGAAYATWWTANPEEIHGINVLPVTGGSLHLGGHRQAIRRNIAEMERENGGPAVEWRDILWEFQSLADPAAAKAKWDAGNAGYTPEAGESKAHTQHWITSLDALGAPDPSVTGSIPTSAVFNRNGTLTYAAHNHGATARTVTFSDGRTLTVPARSTASATGTGPGPGPEPSTGNTFRLRSGGVLTTAGGGTAGSDTVPSAGGANHDGTPYRPLVYEAKGVNGTLRAGAATAFRLPVDAGTAVGLGQQARISYDLTGDGTFDRTETYHYFATDPVAGWEEYRQARGLKSATGTLGDLRGGTVRLEVWSAIGNADSRLQTGTDTAVVVIPYD; from the coding sequence ATGCCCGTCCTCCTCCCGCGCCGAGCCGCCCCGCCCCTCCTCGCCGCCGCCCTCGCGGCCGCCGGACTCGGCATCGGCCTCGGACCGGCCGCGGCCCCCGCCGCGGCCGCCACCGTCCCGGTGGGCGCCGGAAGCTACTCCGACACCCGCCCCGCCGGCACCTCCGGCCCCACCAACAACACCGGCACGCCCGTCGCCCCCAAGGTGACCCCGGCGGCCCAGGGCAGACCCGTCCCCACGAACGACTGGTGGTCCTCCCTCGCCTTCCAGCGCTACGGCGACAACCCGTACTCCACCCCCATGTACGGCCACCCCCTCACCTACCAGGCGGCCGCCGGCGGACTGGACGTCGGCTACCCCACGACCCCCGCCGTCGTCGGGGACGGCCGCCAGTACGAGTTCGCCCACAAGCGCGACCTGACCATCGGCCTCGCCGGCCTGAACTCGCCCGACACGAAGGCCGACGCCTGGTCCGACTGGACGGTCACCCCCTACTGGTCCGACGGCGCCCGCACCCTGCGCACCACCATCGGCCACGGCAGCCCGTTCGTGTACGCCCAGGGCTCCGGCGGCGACGCCCGGATCACCACCGCGTCCGCCCCGGCCGTCTTCGCCGACCAGGGCAACGTCCTCGGCATCACCGTCGCCGGGCACCACTACGCCCTCTTCGCGCCGACCGGCACCGACTGGACCGTATCCGGGACCGCGATCAGCGCCGCCCTCGGCGGCCGGAACTACTTCTCCGTCGCCGTCCTGCCCTCACCGGACGCGCTCGCGACCTACCGCACGTACGCCTTCAGCTTCGTCACCGGCTCCCGCGTCGACTGGAGCACCTCCGGCGGCACCGTCCGCGCCACCTACACGCTCTCCACCGAGGCCAAGGAGGGCACCGAGCGCGGCACCCTCCAGGCCCTCTACCGGCACCAGTGGCTGCACACCAGCGACCCGCTCACCCCGTACACGTACGTCTCGCCGCGCGGCACCATGAAGGTCCGCGAGGGCGCCTCGTTCACCACCGCCCAGAAGGCGGCCCCCGTGCTGCCGGCCCTGCCGCGCACGGGCGCGGCCGACACCCCCGCGCTCCGCGCCCGGCTGAAGGAGGCCGCGAACGCGCCCGACCCGTTCTCCGGCGCGGTGGACACCTACTGGACCGGCAAGGCGCTCGGCAAGCTGGCCCAACTCGTGCCGATCGCCGACCAGATCGGCGAGACCGCCGTCCGCGACCGGCTCCTCGGCCTGCTCAAGGGGCGCCTGCAGGAGTGGTTCACCGCCGGCGGCGCCGGTGAGTTCTCCTACGACCGCACATGGCGCACCCTGACCGGCTACCCCGCCTCCTACGGCAGCGACACCGAGCTCAACGACCACCACTTCCACTACGGCTACTACGTGTACGCGGCCGCGATCACCGCCCAGTACGACCCCGGCTGGGCCGCCGACTCCGCCTGGGGCGGCATGGTCAAGACCCTGATCCGCGACACCGCGAACCCCTCCCGCACCGACACCGCCTTCCCGTTCCTGCGCGGCTTCGACGTGTACGCCGGCCACAGCTGGGCCTCCGGCCACCAGGGCTTCGCCGCCGGCAACAACCAGGAGTCCTCCTCCGAGTCCACCAACCTCAGCGCCGCCCTCGTACTGTGGGGCTCGGCCACCGGCGACACCGGCCTGCGCGACCTCGGCTCCTACCTGCTGGCCACCGAGGGCGAGGCGATCGCCCAGTACTGGTTCGACGCCGACGGGCAGGTCTTCCCGGCCTCCTTCGGCCACGACACCGCCGGCATGGTGTGGGGCAGCGGCGCCGCGTACGCCACCTGGTGGACCGCCAACCCGGAGGAGATCCACGGCATCAACGTGCTCCCGGTGACCGGCGGCTCCCTCCACCTCGGCGGACACCGGCAGGCGATCCGCCGCAACATCGCCGAGATGGAGCGGGAGAACGGCGGACCCGCCGTCGAATGGCGCGACATCCTCTGGGAGTTCCAGTCGCTCGCCGACCCGGCCGCCGCGAAGGCCAAGTGGGACGCCGGCAACGCCGGCTACACCCCGGAGGCGGGCGAGTCCAAGGCGCACACCCAGCACTGGATCACCAGCCTGGACGCACTCGGCGCCCCCGACCCGTCCGTGACCGGATCCATCCCCACCTCGGCGGTCTTCAACCGGAACGGCACCCTCACCTACGCGGCCCACAACCACGGGGCGACCGCCCGCACCGTCACCTTCTCCGACGGCAGGACCCTCACCGTGCCGGCCCGCTCCACCGCCTCCGCCACGGGCACGGGCCCCGGCCCCGGCCCGGAGCCCTCGACCGGGAACACGTTCCGGCTCCGCTCCGGCGGCGTCCTCACCACCGCCGGCGGCGGCACCGCGGGCAGCGACACCGTCCCGTCGGCCGGCGGCGCCAACCACGACGGCACACCGTACCGGCCGCTCGTCTACGAGGCCAAGGGCGTGAACGGTACGCTCAGGGCGGGCGCGGCCACCGCGTTCCGGCTCCCCGTGGACGCCGGCACCGCCGTCGGCCTCGGCCAGCAGGCCCGGATCTCGTACGACCTCACCGGCGACGGCACCTTCGACCGGACGGAGACCTACCACTACTTCGCCACCGACCCGGTCGCCGGCTGGGAGGAGTACCGGCAGGCCCGCGGCCTGAAGTCGGCCACCGGCACGCTCGGCGACCTGCGCGGCGGAACAGTCCGCCTGGAGGTGTGGAGCGCCATTGGCAACGCCGACTCCCGGCTGCAGACGGGCACCGACACGGCCGTGGTCGTCATCCCGTACGACTGA
- a CDS encoding LacI family DNA-binding transcriptional regulator yields MESGEPAVPEQTTGSSRPTLEAVAARAGVSRATASRVVNGGAGVRLPLAEKVREAVRELGYVPNHAARSLVTRRHGAVAVIIAEPEFRIFSDPFFEKQVRGISRELTAHDTQLVLLWVEGHGDHERISRYLDGGHVDGALAFSLHTADRLPALIARSRVPVVFGGRPVSGAEPAVPFVDCDNRGGAREAVRYLVSLGRRNIGHIAGPGTQTSALDRLAGYRDVLVDADPALVCQGDFTRESGARAMAGLLERRPDVDAVFAANDLMAAGALGALRERGIRVPEDVAVVGFDDMDAVVRATEPALTTVRQDIEGMGRLMVRLLMRMLDGAVDAAPASVITPTGLVRRESA; encoded by the coding sequence ATGGAGTCAGGAGAGCCTGCCGTGCCGGAGCAGACCACGGGGTCGTCCCGCCCCACGCTGGAAGCCGTCGCCGCGCGGGCCGGCGTCTCACGGGCCACGGCCTCACGGGTCGTCAACGGCGGTGCGGGAGTGCGGCTCCCCCTGGCGGAGAAGGTCCGCGAGGCGGTCCGGGAACTGGGATACGTCCCCAACCACGCGGCGCGCTCGCTGGTCACCCGGCGCCACGGAGCGGTCGCCGTCATCATCGCGGAGCCCGAGTTCCGGATATTCTCCGACCCGTTCTTCGAGAAGCAGGTGCGCGGGATCAGCCGGGAGCTGACCGCCCACGACACCCAGCTCGTGCTGCTGTGGGTGGAGGGACACGGCGACCACGAGCGCATCTCGCGCTACCTGGACGGCGGGCACGTGGACGGGGCGCTGGCGTTCTCGCTGCACACCGCCGACCGGCTGCCCGCGCTGATCGCCCGGAGCAGGGTCCCCGTCGTGTTCGGGGGACGTCCGGTGTCGGGGGCTGAGCCGGCCGTGCCGTTCGTCGACTGCGACAACCGGGGCGGGGCGCGGGAAGCCGTCCGGTACCTGGTGTCGCTCGGGCGGCGGAACATCGGCCACATCGCCGGGCCGGGCACGCAGACGTCCGCGCTCGACAGACTCGCCGGCTACCGGGACGTGCTGGTCGACGCCGATCCCGCGCTGGTGTGCCAGGGCGACTTCACCCGGGAGAGCGGGGCCCGCGCGATGGCCGGGCTGCTGGAGCGGCGGCCCGACGTGGACGCCGTGTTCGCCGCGAACGACCTGATGGCGGCAGGGGCGCTGGGGGCCCTGCGCGAGCGGGGGATCCGGGTGCCGGAGGACGTGGCGGTGGTGGGGTTCGACGACATGGACGCGGTGGTGCGGGCCACGGAGCCGGCCCTGACCACGGTGCGTCAGGACATCGAGGGGATGGGACGGCTGATGGTCCGGCTGCTGATGCGAATGCTGGACGGTGCGGTGGACGCGGCCCCGGCCTCCGTCATCACGCCGACCGGGCTGGTGCGGCGGGAATCGGCCTGA
- a CDS encoding thiol-disulfide oxidoreductase DCC family protein codes for MRTRSVLVYDGDCGFCTTSARFAERRVRPRCDVVPWQSADLGALGVSRDRAAYEVLWVTPSGAVHGGARAVAKALLSAGGAWPVLGGVLGLPGVRRAADAVYRVVAANRYRLPGGTAACALPRDR; via the coding sequence ATGCGTACCCGGTCTGTGCTCGTCTACGACGGTGACTGCGGCTTCTGCACGACCTCGGCGCGGTTCGCCGAGCGGCGCGTGCGGCCCCGCTGCGACGTCGTCCCCTGGCAGTCCGCCGACCTCGGCGCGCTCGGCGTGAGCCGGGACCGCGCCGCGTACGAGGTGCTGTGGGTGACCCCGTCGGGTGCGGTGCACGGCGGGGCCCGGGCCGTCGCGAAGGCGCTGCTGAGCGCGGGCGGCGCCTGGCCGGTGCTCGGCGGCGTGCTCGGGCTGCCCGGGGTGCGGCGGGCCGCGGACGCGGTGTACCGGGTCGTCGCGGCCAACCGGTACCGGCTGCCGGGAGGGACGGCGGCCTGCGCGCTCCCCCGCGATCGGTAA
- a CDS encoding SPFH domain-containing protein: MDASGSLIIALVVAVLAVFTVVRAVRIVPQARARNVERLGRYHRTLKPGLNVVIPYVDRVYPVIDLREQVVSFRPQPVITEDNLVVEIDSVLYFQVTDPRAASYEIANFLQAVEQLTVTTLRNVVGSMDLEKTLTSRDTINSQLRGVLDEATGKWGLRVNRVEIKAIDPPQSIKDAMQKQMRAERDKRAAILAAEGQRQAQILTAEGDKQSAVLRAEGARTAEILKAEGQSRAIDEVFQAVHRNDPDPKLLAYQYLQVLPQLAQGQGSTFWVIPGEVTSALGAVSRAFGEVLPPSPATRERAADGTDETATRAASDAARAAEAAAEALADAAEADASTGRLP, encoded by the coding sequence ATGGATGCATCGGGGTCCCTGATCATCGCCCTGGTCGTCGCCGTCCTCGCCGTGTTCACCGTGGTGCGGGCCGTCCGGATCGTGCCCCAGGCGCGCGCCCGCAACGTGGAGCGGCTCGGCCGCTACCACCGGACGCTGAAGCCCGGCCTGAACGTCGTCATCCCCTACGTCGACCGCGTGTACCCGGTGATCGACCTGCGCGAGCAGGTCGTCTCCTTCCGGCCGCAGCCGGTGATCACGGAGGACAACCTGGTCGTCGAGATCGACAGCGTGCTGTACTTCCAGGTGACGGACCCGCGGGCGGCCTCGTACGAGATCGCGAACTTCCTCCAGGCGGTCGAGCAGCTCACCGTCACCACGCTGCGCAACGTCGTCGGCTCCATGGACCTGGAGAAGACTTTGACCTCGCGCGACACGATCAACAGCCAGCTCCGCGGTGTGCTGGACGAGGCGACGGGCAAGTGGGGACTGCGCGTCAACCGCGTGGAGATCAAGGCCATCGACCCGCCGCAGTCGATCAAGGACGCGATGCAGAAGCAGATGCGGGCGGAACGGGACAAGCGGGCGGCGATCCTGGCGGCCGAGGGCCAGCGGCAGGCGCAGATCCTGACGGCGGAGGGCGACAAGCAGTCCGCGGTGCTGCGCGCCGAGGGCGCCCGCACGGCGGAGATCCTCAAGGCCGAGGGCCAGTCCCGGGCGATCGACGAGGTCTTCCAGGCGGTGCACCGCAACGACCCGGACCCCAAGCTCCTCGCCTACCAGTACCTCCAGGTGCTGCCGCAGCTCGCGCAGGGGCAGGGCAGCACCTTCTGGGTGATCCCCGGCGAGGTGACCTCCGCGCTGGGGGCGGTCTCCCGGGCCTTCGGGGAGGTCCTCCCGCCGTCGCCGGCGACCCGGGAGCGGGCGGCGGACGGCACCGACGAGACCGCGACGCGGGCCGCGAGCGACGCCGCCCGGGCCGCGGAGGCCGCCGCGGAGGCCCTGGCGGACGCGGCCGAGGCGGACGCCTCCACGGGACGGCTGCCGTAG
- a CDS encoding NfeD family protein gives MEPWLLWLIAAAGLAVAEVFSLTAALGLLAAAAAVTGGAAALGLPVPWQFLLFTAVAALSLLFVRPTVLRRLQPAQEARFGVDALIGRVAYVVSEVSGRDGRVRIGGEEWTARAYDETLVIPPGTAVDVIEISGSTALVYPRE, from the coding sequence ATGGAACCGTGGCTGCTCTGGCTGATCGCCGCGGCAGGGCTGGCCGTCGCGGAGGTGTTCTCCCTCACCGCGGCGCTCGGGCTGCTGGCCGCGGCCGCCGCCGTGACCGGGGGCGCCGCCGCGCTCGGCCTGCCGGTGCCCTGGCAGTTCCTGCTGTTCACCGCCGTCGCCGCACTCAGCCTGCTGTTCGTACGCCCGACCGTGCTGCGCCGCCTCCAGCCCGCGCAGGAGGCGCGGTTCGGCGTCGACGCGCTGATCGGCAGGGTCGCGTACGTCGTCAGCGAGGTGTCCGGGCGGGACGGCCGGGTGCGGATCGGCGGCGAGGAGTGGACCGCCCGCGCCTACGACGAGACGCTGGTCATCCCTCCCGGCACGGCCGTCGACGTCATCGAGATCAGCGGCAGCACCGCCCTCGTCTACCCCCGGGAGTGA
- a CDS encoding N-acetylglutaminylglutamine amidotransferase, with protein sequence MCGLSGEVRFDGRRPDLAAVERMTDEMSDRGPDGRGAWSQGAVALGHRRLKIIDLSESGAQPMTDPHLGITAAFNGCIYNHRELRRRLEGLGHRFFSDSDTEVLAKAYGQWGPACAEHLLGMFAFAVVEHHTGRVVLGRDRLGIKPLYLTEDADRLRFASTLPALLAGGGVDTGIDAVALHQYLSWHGTVPAPRTVLRGVRKLPQATVRVIEPDGTSTDHCYWQPSYTRGAGPGAGLGDDPEAWREAVHEALGRAVRRRMVADVPVGVLLSGGLDSSLIVALLEEHGQSGTATFAMGFESESGQEGDEFHYSDLVARRFGTDHHQFMIPSDRLPAALEGAIAAMDEPMVSHDSVAFHLLAEQVAKDVKVVLCGQGADEVFAGYHWYPGIAGAARPDAADAYADAYFDRTHHGVNDLLHPDLAADRDTPREFVAAHMAAPGAQTALDATLRLDVHALMADDPVKRVDNMTMAWGLEARVPFLDHELVELAAACPPRLKLGQGGKGILKDVGRRVLPREVVDRPKGYFPVPAVRHMAEPVLTRVRDALTAPEARRRGIFDQGRVADMLANPARHRTKRGASTLWQVASLEIWLQTHGIA encoded by the coding sequence ATGTGCGGTCTGAGCGGCGAGGTGCGCTTCGACGGCCGGCGCCCGGACCTGGCGGCGGTGGAGCGCATGACCGACGAGATGTCCGACCGCGGTCCGGACGGCAGAGGTGCCTGGTCGCAGGGCGCCGTCGCCCTCGGCCACCGGCGGTTGAAGATCATCGACCTGTCCGAAAGCGGCGCCCAGCCGATGACGGACCCCCACCTCGGCATCACCGCCGCCTTCAACGGCTGCATCTACAACCACCGCGAACTGCGCCGGCGCCTGGAGGGGCTGGGCCACCGCTTCTTCTCCGACTCCGACACCGAGGTCCTCGCCAAGGCGTACGGGCAGTGGGGGCCCGCCTGCGCGGAGCACCTGCTCGGCATGTTCGCCTTCGCGGTGGTCGAGCACCACACCGGGCGCGTGGTGCTGGGCCGCGACCGGCTCGGCATCAAGCCCCTCTACCTCACCGAGGACGCCGACCGGCTCCGCTTCGCCTCCACCCTGCCCGCCCTGCTGGCCGGCGGCGGCGTCGACACCGGCATCGACGCGGTCGCCCTGCACCAGTACCTGAGCTGGCACGGCACCGTTCCCGCCCCCCGCACCGTCCTGCGGGGCGTGCGCAAGCTGCCGCAGGCCACGGTCCGGGTGATCGAGCCCGACGGCACCTCCACCGACCACTGCTACTGGCAGCCGTCGTACACCCGCGGCGCCGGGCCCGGCGCCGGGCTCGGCGACGACCCCGAGGCCTGGCGGGAGGCCGTCCACGAAGCGCTCGGCCGGGCCGTGCGCCGGCGCATGGTCGCCGACGTCCCCGTGGGTGTCCTGCTGTCCGGCGGGCTCGACTCCAGCCTGATCGTCGCCCTGCTGGAGGAGCACGGCCAGAGCGGCACCGCCACCTTCGCCATGGGCTTCGAGTCCGAGAGCGGACAGGAAGGCGACGAGTTCCACTACTCCGACCTGGTCGCCCGCCGGTTCGGCACCGACCACCACCAGTTCATGATCCCCTCCGACCGGCTCCCCGCCGCGCTGGAAGGGGCGATCGCCGCCATGGACGAGCCCATGGTCAGCCACGACTCCGTCGCCTTCCACCTGCTCGCCGAGCAGGTGGCCAAGGACGTCAAGGTCGTGCTCTGCGGCCAGGGCGCCGACGAGGTCTTCGCCGGCTACCACTGGTACCCCGGCATCGCCGGGGCCGCCCGCCCCGACGCCGCCGACGCGTACGCAGACGCCTACTTCGACCGCACCCACCACGGCGTCAACGACCTGCTCCACCCCGACCTGGCCGCCGACCGCGACACCCCGCGCGAGTTCGTCGCGGCCCACATGGCCGCGCCCGGCGCGCAGACCGCGCTCGACGCCACCCTGCGCCTCGACGTCCACGCCCTGATGGCCGACGACCCCGTCAAGCGCGTCGACAACATGACCATGGCCTGGGGCCTGGAGGCGCGCGTTCCGTTCCTCGACCACGAACTGGTCGAACTGGCCGCCGCCTGCCCTCCCCGGCTGAAACTCGGCCAGGGCGGCAAGGGCATCCTCAAGGACGTCGGCCGCCGCGTCCTGCCCCGCGAGGTCGTCGACCGGCCCAAGGGCTACTTCCCGGTGCCCGCCGTCCGGCACATGGCCGAACCGGTCCTCACCCGCGTACGCGACGCGCTGACCGCACCCGAGGCCCGCCGGCGCGGTATCTTCGACCAGGGCCGCGTGGCCGACATGCTCGCCAACCCCGCACGCCACCGCACGAAACGCGGAGCCAGCACCCTGTGGCAGGTGGCTTCGCTGGAGATCTGGCTCCAGACCCACGGCATCGCCTGA
- a CDS encoding prolyl oligopeptidase family serine peptidase, giving the protein MPLDRSPQRHRPRTAGAPAPAPDPAADPAPARDHAPAPAPAPAGAAPAVLHLADTGAADPPAVLTVHGCWYPSADPTGDRVAFICDRAGVPQLWSGPANGSEAHVLDADPDPVTEVSWSPDGRWIAYTSAPGGGEHTRVLVVRPDGTGRHVLAGAEPGASAHIGSWSRDGSVLGVTVAQPAGPGAHSSPGHMPQDTDPGFADGALPDGAYAAARTGRVGQATLLLPPGHPAAAPAAHMNGTPVRPPEAAPAAADGALSAYLIDPDGTHAPALLHTEPGAASLRVCDIAADNRFVLLRRGPRGRREALLLDRATGRIPFRLHVADGDPWIGRLSPDSSTLWLRSDADREFAALLRVRLAEDGTAEEVSAAAERDGSQLDLLSLPDHGRWALLAWNAHGASDLESVGLDGAGDAVGPHHRSELPHEVVTRIAPVARGGLFAALSGSRRRPGIWQADGPFGPVRTGWTAPDEEAAPPGRPPVRPVPLRCRARDGLVLGGWYYRAPDRDPGRPGPCVVHLHGGPEEQERPVFNPLYHEILGRGIDVFAPDVRGSSGWGRSFVDADLGTGRFAAIEDVADCAAYLVAEGHADPLRLAVMGRSYGGYLTMASLVWHPELFRTGVAVCGMSDLTTFFAGTEPWIARSAAAKYGHPEHDRELLRALSPMSRIDRLRAPVLAVHGEHDTNVPPTESEQFVRAARAQGVPAELLTLRNEGHDFLRADTRRLYRRAAADWLEQYLVPDRTGRRAT; this is encoded by the coding sequence ATGCCCCTTGACCGCTCCCCGCAGCGACACCGTCCCCGCACCGCCGGCGCCCCCGCTCCCGCCCCGGACCCGGCAGCGGACCCCGCGCCCGCACGGGACCACGCCCCGGCCCCCGCTCCGGCGCCCGCCGGAGCCGCCCCGGCCGTGCTCCACCTGGCGGACACCGGCGCCGCGGACCCGCCGGCGGTGCTCACCGTCCACGGCTGCTGGTACCCGTCGGCCGACCCCACCGGCGACCGCGTGGCGTTCATCTGCGACCGCGCCGGCGTCCCGCAGCTGTGGAGCGGCCCCGCGAACGGCTCGGAGGCCCATGTCCTCGACGCCGACCCCGACCCCGTCACCGAGGTGTCGTGGTCGCCCGACGGCCGGTGGATCGCGTACACCTCGGCGCCCGGCGGCGGCGAGCACACCCGCGTCCTGGTGGTCCGCCCGGACGGCACCGGCCGGCACGTCCTCGCGGGCGCCGAGCCGGGCGCCTCCGCCCACATCGGCAGCTGGAGCCGCGACGGCTCCGTCCTCGGCGTCACCGTCGCCCAGCCCGCCGGCCCCGGCGCGCACAGCAGCCCGGGCCACATGCCGCAGGACACCGACCCGGGCTTCGCCGACGGCGCCCTCCCCGACGGCGCGTACGCGGCTGCCCGCACCGGACGCGTCGGCCAGGCGACGCTCCTCCTCCCGCCCGGCCACCCGGCGGCCGCCCCCGCCGCGCACATGAACGGCACCCCCGTCCGCCCGCCCGAAGCCGCCCCCGCGGCCGCCGACGGCGCCCTGTCCGCGTACCTCATCGACCCGGACGGCACACACGCCCCCGCCCTCCTCCACACCGAGCCCGGCGCCGCCTCCCTCCGTGTGTGCGACATCGCCGCCGACAACCGCTTCGTACTGCTGCGCCGCGGACCGCGCGGCCGCCGCGAGGCCCTCCTGCTGGACCGGGCCACCGGCCGCATCCCCTTCCGCCTGCACGTCGCGGACGGCGACCCGTGGATCGGGCGGCTCTCGCCCGACTCGTCCACCCTCTGGCTGCGCAGCGACGCCGACCGCGAGTTCGCCGCCCTCCTGCGGGTCCGGCTCGCCGAGGACGGGACCGCCGAGGAGGTGTCCGCGGCCGCGGAGCGGGACGGATCCCAGCTCGACCTGCTCAGCCTGCCCGACCACGGCCGCTGGGCCCTCCTCGCCTGGAACGCCCACGGCGCGAGCGACCTGGAGAGCGTCGGCCTCGACGGCGCGGGGGACGCCGTCGGCCCGCACCACCGCTCCGAACTCCCGCACGAGGTCGTCACCCGCATCGCGCCCGTCGCCCGCGGAGGCCTCTTCGCCGCCCTGTCCGGCTCCCGCCGACGGCCCGGCATCTGGCAGGCCGACGGGCCCTTCGGCCCCGTACGCACCGGCTGGACCGCTCCCGACGAGGAAGCGGCCCCGCCCGGCCGGCCCCCCGTCCGCCCCGTGCCGCTGCGCTGCCGCGCACGGGACGGCCTCGTGCTCGGCGGCTGGTACTACCGCGCCCCCGACCGAGACCCCGGCCGGCCCGGCCCCTGCGTCGTCCACCTCCACGGCGGCCCCGAGGAGCAGGAGCGCCCCGTCTTCAACCCGCTCTACCACGAGATCCTCGGCCGCGGCATCGACGTGTTCGCCCCCGACGTACGCGGCTCCTCCGGCTGGGGGCGCTCCTTCGTCGACGCCGACCTCGGCACCGGCCGCTTCGCCGCCATCGAGGACGTCGCCGACTGCGCCGCGTACCTCGTCGCCGAAGGCCACGCCGACCCGCTCCGCCTGGCGGTGATGGGCCGCTCGTACGGCGGCTACCTCACCATGGCCTCCCTGGTGTGGCACCCGGAGCTCTTCCGCACGGGCGTCGCCGTCTGCGGCATGTCGGACCTCACCACCTTCTTCGCCGGCACCGAGCCGTGGATCGCCCGCTCCGCGGCCGCCAAGTACGGCCACCCCGAGCACGACCGGGAACTGCTGCGCGCCCTCTCCCCGATGAGCCGCATCGACCGGCTGCGCGCGCCCGTCCTCGCCGTCCACGGCGAACACGACACCAACGTGCCCCCGACCGAGTCCGAGCAGTTCGTCCGGGCCGCCCGCGCCCAGGGAGTCCCGGCCGAGCTGCTGACGCTGCGCAACGAGGGCCACGACTTCCTGCGGGCCGACACCCGCCGCCTCTACCGGCGGGCCGCCGCGGACTGGCTGGAGCAGTACCTCGTACCCGACCGCACGGGCCGCCGGGCCACTTGA
- a CDS encoding ATP-binding protein: MGLQRARRVAVQVTGLFRLAHLLYAAGVVAADPVDARAAALLAAVCAVTLAVYAAGLRHGRIPDRLIWTDAGVNGCLLPLAAAVAVGEGPAVEAHGWLAVQALSASTAAVVSLRWRGTVLCLVLLTATSLAVHQVVRRPDTAGLLEHLSALAMSSGLMAAGWWYVRRQGILLDDAQRRALAAEAARARQAERTAHHAALHDTVLATLTTIASGGVDANAQAVRDRCAREAAYLRRLVQLTDDPGPDRPPSAGGTPGTAALEEAVRSAEALGLVVKAQYHAVPELPEAVAEAVAAAASEALNNVRRHAGTGLAYLTAVGVAEGLEVTVADRGTGFDAADTPGAGTGLRRSVHARMAAAGGAARVDSRPGEGTVVELRWPA, translated from the coding sequence GTGGGGCTTCAGCGTGCGCGGCGCGTCGCCGTGCAGGTCACCGGACTCTTCCGGCTGGCACACCTCCTGTACGCGGCCGGTGTGGTGGCGGCCGATCCCGTCGACGCCCGGGCCGCCGCCCTCCTGGCCGCCGTATGCGCCGTCACGCTGGCCGTGTATGCGGCGGGACTGCGGCACGGCCGGATCCCCGACCGCCTGATCTGGACGGACGCCGGCGTGAACGGATGCCTGCTCCCGCTCGCGGCCGCCGTCGCCGTCGGGGAGGGGCCCGCCGTGGAGGCGCACGGCTGGCTGGCGGTCCAGGCGCTCTCCGCCTCGACCGCAGCCGTCGTGTCGCTCCGCTGGCGCGGCACCGTCCTGTGCCTCGTCCTGCTGACGGCGACCTCGCTCGCCGTGCACCAGGTGGTGCGCCGGCCCGACACGGCCGGACTGCTGGAGCACCTCAGCGCCCTCGCGATGAGCAGCGGCCTGATGGCCGCCGGCTGGTGGTACGTCAGACGCCAGGGCATCCTCCTGGACGACGCGCAGCGGCGGGCGCTGGCCGCCGAGGCAGCCCGCGCCCGCCAGGCCGAGCGGACCGCCCACCACGCCGCGCTCCACGACACCGTCCTCGCCACCCTCACCACCATCGCCTCCGGCGGCGTCGATGCCAACGCGCAGGCCGTACGCGACCGCTGCGCCCGGGAAGCGGCCTACCTGCGGCGGCTCGTCCAGCTCACCGACGACCCCGGCCCCGACCGTCCGCCTTCCGCAGGAGGCACGCCCGGCACCGCCGCCCTGGAGGAGGCCGTCCGCTCCGCCGAGGCCCTGGGGCTGGTGGTGAAGGCGCAGTACCACGCCGTGCCGGAGCTCCCCGAGGCCGTCGCCGAGGCCGTCGCCGCGGCTGCCTCCGAGGCGTTGAACAACGTGCGCAGGCACGCCGGAACCGGCCTGGCCTACCTCACCGCGGTCGGCGTCGCCGAAGGCCTGGAGGTCACCGTCGCCGACCGCGGCACCGGCTTCGACGCCGCGGACACCCCCGGCGCCGGTACGGGCCTGCGCCGCTCCGTGCACGCCCGGATGGCCGCGGCCGGCGGGGCCGCCCGGGTGGACAGCCGGCCCGGCGAGGGCACCGTCGTCGAACTCCGCTGGCCGGCCTGA